A portion of the Toxoplasma gondii ME49 chromosome VIIb, whole genome shotgun sequence genome contains these proteins:
- a CDS encoding hypothetical protein (encoded by transcript TGME49_259155), producing MEKDMRRTYPLETVQRPSSGLEPSSASPPVEAKRGPLFQQRETARKERRVDGNGKTQPWKRMQQWEEEWKRQKSWREKKLLLTEKKERSEAARPGERAERLWSAASLKQGERDRQSTQSGGGDATAVESHTRAPWGVRTPRPGLLENGPREIQAPAEKNDKDEEQTDPEEGRAARIDRGESETNTRALTEKHKESTRDDRKESQLVDEEHQVINGDAGDVETEEAEDKENSQAFLNGRRRGQNDTEDVITLSLSSAGLVEDNSQKKEERWTHSLSKNTHASAFSSSYIKMALESESAVRHPPAIAASLLAPFQWTEVFRSHLKREDPPPDSPDRHGEMPLSSNREDTEVASSQCSQGSGRSLWPAAGAARMRLPSLVFSEAGPSWGVHTPEKSGRPREASRTRHGSEILRTVQKREKKAEEGRQHSSPSRKARRVKSRGSRARKRERRCSVCSTGVARQDEAADRFIAGFAKKDLKKAAEKAQRLERRLEGLLQFAQCLIEKAPQFLWPGVFEETRILSNCSQKEGNRGEDARAAAASSAAFADSPAGARPLASRSAREERTAGRDGGASGVGSRGATNGEEEKGEGAHGVAEGEDDAENNGSLERKGKDETRLRRNGRNSRDTRAGGRDLLGSGVYVHPGGTVAAADRDTVFESPQHRALSASAQERRETSMQHKCMFGENEEVSEPQEMPQGVTRLTCGLSRTSRTPRIEGDPVSTSLRPQAKTPHSSSLTSSPCLRIRQETEDAPASLHAWPGSTPVPPMAEMGRKSLLAFHGDPPMSSACRNVTDQREEGQTETEADSNSPSSFLSSSSSLLWEAVEQCVVSLEGREPGQYEGLLTEGEAYVRKAAFSGDRADQLTQLHAYSRGEPRGGQPSYVCAEAKTFCDRSPSGRLEPPPLSTSLFEGNIEGRESNKDARSRPWRSDGKSKNERPNKGKREEALTSTSGIPEDTPAQENRRRCTRQAASISGVRTPEFGGADGADAAVGNSGLPETQRRERFAEKEFGKDEKAGAAEAGQPSITTPRLGLPGTSANVSENKTQSRSLIRRDVVSALECESPNCMFIHEVPATEIREIFAFRQKLTAALLSREPLLRRQLRATRKDRDKAEETERRGRETARKGSHASAFSCDSRGEGYDANSDEESRENDLFRMHGSWSIREQLAEELLQELLKEGAVDEIDDLVSQMVKILLNEEESRALALRCC from the coding sequence ATGGAGAAGGACATGCGGCGAACGTATCCATTAGAGACGGTACAGCGGCCTTCAAGCGGACTGGAGCCTTCGTCAGCCTCGCCGCCAGTCGAGGCGAAGCGAGGCCCGTTGTttcaacagagagaaacagccagaaaagaaaggagagtgGACGGCAATGGAAAGACCCAACCCtggaagcgcatgcagcagtgggaagaagagtggaagagacaaaaaagctggagagaaaagaagctctTGCtcacggagaaaaaagagagaagtgaaGCGGCGAGGCCAGGCGAACGCGCTGAAAGGCTGTGGAGTGCGGCAAGTCTAaaacaaggagaaagagacagacagagcaCACAAAGTGGAGGAGGCGATGCAACGGCTGTCGAGAGCCACACCCGCGCTCcgtggggtgtacgtacacctcgtCCGGGACTCCTGGAGAACGGACCCCGCGAGATCCAGGCGCCAGCGGAAAAGAACGATaaggacgaagaacagaCCGACccggaagaagggagagctGCGAGGATcgacagaggcgaaagcGAGACGAATACGCGGGCGTTAACAGAAAAGCACAAAGAATCTACGAGAGACGACCGAAAGGAGAGCCAACTTGTGGACGAAGAGCACCAGGTCATAAACGGGGACGCTGGAGatgtcgagacagaagaggcagaagataAAGAAAACAGTCAGGCATTTCTGAATGGTCGGCGCCGAGGCCAGAACGATACCGAGGACGTGATAACCTTGtcgctttcgtctgctgGTTTAGTCGAAGACAATTctcagaagaaggaggagaggtGGACGCATTCGCTGTCGAAGAACACACATGCCAGTGCCTTTTCGTCGAGTTATATTAAGATGGCCCTTGAGTCTGAGTCAGCGGTGCGCCACCCGCCCGCGatcgcggcttctctccttgctccTTTTCAGTGGACGGAAGTATTCAGATCTCACTTGAAACGCGAAGATCCGCCACCGGACTCGCCAGATCGACACGGCGAGATGCCCTTGTCCtcgaacagagaagacacagaggtgGCTTCTTCTCAGTGCTCTCAAGGCTCTGGAAGAAGCCTCTGGCCTGCTGCCGGGGCCGCGCGCATGCGGCTGCCCTCGCTGGTCTTCTCGGAGGCGGGACCTTCGTGGGGAGTACATACACCGGAGAAGTCGGGCAGGCCGCGGGAGGCGTCACGAACGAGACATGGTTCTGAAATCCTGCGGACggtgcagaagagagagaagaaggctgaagaaggcaggcAGCATTCTTCGCCTTCTAGGAAAGCGAGGCGGGTCAAGAGCAGGGGGAGCAGAGCGCGGAAACGGGAACGACGGTGCTCTGTGTGTTCAACTGGGGTGGCTCGGCAGGACGAAGCCGCCGACCGATTTATAGCAGGCTTCGCGAAGAAAGATTTGAAGAAGGCAGCCGAAAAAGCGCAGCGGCTGGAGCGGCGCCTCGAGGGGCTCCTGCAGTTTGCACAGTGTCTCATAGAGAAGGCTCCTCAGTTTCTCTGGCCTGGCGTCTTCGAGGAAACTCGAATCCTCTCGAATTGCAGCCAGAAGGAAGGGAAccgcggagaagacgcacgcgcagcagctgcttcttctgctgcttttgCGGATTCGCCTGCGGGAGCTCGGCCACTTGCCTCGAGGAGCgcaagggaggagaggacggCGGGTCGAGACGGCGGCGCCTCAGGAGTGGGAAGCAGGGGAGCGAcgaacggggaagaagagaaaggagaaggtgCTCATGGGGTTGCTGAAGGTGAAGATGACGCCGAAAACAACGGAAgtctcgagagaaaaggaaaagacgaaacaagGCTTCGAAGGAATGGAAGAAACTCCCGAGACACTCGTGCAGGAGGCCGAGACCTCCTGGGTAgcggggtgtacgtacacccgggTGGGACTGTGGCAGCGGCAGACCGAGACACAGTGTTTGAATCACCTCAACATCGAGCGCTTTCTGCTTCCGcacaggagaggagagagacatcgaTGCAACACAAATGCATGtttggagaaaacgaagaagtaTCTGAACCCCAAGAGATGCCTCAAGGTGTCACACGCCTCACCTGTGGGCTCTCCAGAACCTCAAGGACTCCTCGAATCGAGGGAGACCCAGTGTCCACATCCTTGCGGCCGCAAGCCAAAACTCCACATTCCTCATCTTTGACGTCTTCGCCTTGTTTGCGCATACGTCAAGAGACCGAGGACGCGCCAgcctcgctgcatgcgtggcCAGGTTCCACGCCTGTCCCTCCCATGGCTGAAATGGGACGCAAAAGTCTCTTGGCTTTTCATGGAGATCCGCCTATgagcagtgcatgcagaaacgtcACGGACCAACGGGAAGAGGGGCAAAcggaaacagaagcagacTCGAATTCAccttcctccttcctttcctcgtcgtcgtctctcctATGGGAGGCTGTCGAGCAATGCGTCGTCTCGCTTGAGGGGAGAGAGCCAGGGCAGTACGAAGGCCTCCTCACAGAGGGGGAGGCATATGTGAGAAAAGCGgctttctctggagacagagcagaccAACTGACCCAGTTGCATGCCTACTCGAGAGGCGAACCACGTGGAGGACAGCCGAGCTACGTCTGTGCAGAAGCAAAAACTTTCTGCGACCGCTCTCCGTCGGGGAGACTGGAGCCCCCACCACTGAGCACATCGTTGTTCGAAGGGAACATCGAAGGTCGGGAAAGCAACAAAGATGCTCGCAGCAGGCCCTGGCGGAGTGATGGAAAGAGTAAAAACGAACGCCCaaacaaaggaaagagagaagaggcgctgACGTCGACGTCTGGAATTCCCGAAGACACGCCAGCACAAGAAAATCGGAGGAGATGCACGCGGCAGGCGGCGAGCatctcgggtgtacgtacaccggaaTTTGGAGGGGCAGATGGAGCAGATGCCGCCGTTGGAAATTCAGGACTTCCCGAGACTCAGCGTCGCGAGAGGTTCGCGGAAAAGGAGTTtggaaaagacgagaaggcagGCGCTGCGGAAGCGGGGCAGCCTTCCATCACTACTCCGCGACTTGGATTGCCGGGGACGTCTGCAAACGTCTCCGAGAATAAGACTCAAAGTCGAAGTCTGATACGTCGCGACGTGGTGTCGGCTCTAGAGTGTGAATCCCCGAATTGCATGTTTATCCACGAAGTGCCTGCGACAGAAATCCGAGAGATCTTCGCGTTCCGACAGAAGCTCACAGCGGCGCTGCTGTCTAGGGAACCTCtgctgaggagacagctgaggGCTACGAGGAAGGACCGGGATaaagccgaggagacagagagacgaggtcGGGAAACGGCCAGAAAAGGGAGCCATGCCTCTGCGTTTAGCTGCGACAGTCGCGGGGAAGGATACGACGCAAACAGCGATGAGgaatcgagagaaaacgatctTTTCAGAATGCATGGAAGCTGGAGCATCCGCGAGCAACTTGCAGAAGAGTTGCTACAAGAACTTTTAAAGGAAGGAGCAGTAGACGAAATTGATGACCTCGTTTCGCAAATGGTGAAGATTCTCTTGAATGAGGAAGAGAGTCGTGCTCTCGCGCTCCGGTGTTGTTGA
- a CDS encoding hypothetical protein (encoded by transcript TGME49_259150) encodes MCMRSSDILRKRPSLAHACVSLVVFSARLTLSASELLGHPSAACRRQFPLLPGAAKRSGDPRNLSAANSVKHRWAAGVSRSQPPVPGLRVPTPSFRERCFPARCGCADCRTLLLDDTISRRYCGKRRATVSPVPSRASASNLNVEHGDFLTRSTSYASPSRTPVLSYLSPLKAPSCPELDRHSCVSPAERPFCLGGKCGSSIAPPEDACASASRSSSASSSPFKSRFAIPGDSESESEVPALPEEVESVDQPPSIGETLFRQTLPPLPPSCKQPPSSAFKLEENICPVCRVGCRDTYHACSANGARRRASPLSGGGSTPGLRLSRSSSLHALLREEADDDTAGLTHGQRGCICAVHIKSESGQSVCRGRNTRGRSAATETSDSSGDSASSPSSCSSCGSDSSSNTHRSLSRLSASPTRPARSPCVQTSFSKCRDTASPSPPRKASACASRLPCGLSPCRWSASCFPPEPLSCPDGSCRPVAYARSESTLCSAQRPSAPSSSTSVPPHRPKALRPRGKTVSAAAAFAASTKEKKTGTSSSAARAGSFRAPAIRRSPDALARRAAAAEFAAIHRRQASVRRQSPSTRIASRKTKSKTIRSSPTHGFSAQEQVEKRARNARATPKKKHEDRACTSPTAAAATALACALAAAEAPVERALATSALFASPKKETWKVDTPSQEPNGLERRQPKRGGKPQSSAAFQRLTRASAPDKKKRTFSTGASALTATWSVRGAWHSSSSSGVSVTTPLGETDKVWALGGTTVGAKKTLPKPRDVPENAAKTAAAAAVLAAAAALMGSSTGASCQAVCTAERLAEEARAWVASLEATPFPRLRSGEHTFTGSSRAPSLSEATLETARAAVKSAEAALLRLQKDCCSSASLESKQSEGTGEKPLGTRSVTRGTRTAAESPVSRQFGRPHTSSAGERQSAKESRCWNERERDKVESLIEEHASEKQGSSTAVSSGKHRPRGATAAARAGPQAAIPAVETAVYVQAKRGRKADARECLKTPESTSEESEGDSIVSLQSPSKKDARANREAAEGKRAESKEKRREKETTSSSSTPTSGQGASERDSDAERGSSVCSAHVSDTTEKPMPEHMDEMASRRDGAVRTGKAKGKRDKATHDERWSSDVSGQGVFSLSAAVPLSLPQDEQPPSLVASVGKSSTPLFPLAAAAAGAHTSQEEGDGDTERGDHLANETGDNGDYNTLNESLGDEAYGTNKGMKESTREAKSSRNTQVEERKDDFKWEKPNATHATDETGERKASSVSSTPACGDTIKDEKPGSSKPKKKKKKEKREGKAPKTEDVEQKAAAGETSVSKLPENNDAEHCFSPPGSAEGVPARLQSTEEPKGDDRSQENERSTLPLGETLEASGAPDPGLRRSLSGVQTLVEPSEQKPVPRKLSNGPARAAAMEKAAAGLSSAAENMAKTAALLRQHAEEDAEDFATEGRPRRRKKKEKATNSEGQETDRRGTEQGRHAIGEREAKKGEGKSREKENKDCSSVDENEKTAEASRGSPEAGHKAAKGEREEGEEAETKKKHGKKKEGEEKEALHEDASGMGAMKSEQGSKRRKAREDAEAAAAAKFLLPAEESETRQATENKQQAQRPDASAASRNGEAEAKDKRKKSKKEKDGRNAKQDSEAENSHGGRRERPKSERKKEKEREPE; translated from the coding sequence atgtgcatgcgctctaGTGACATCCTGCGCAAGAGGCCTTCCCTAGCCCATGCATGTGTTTCGCTTGTTGTCTTTTCCGCGCGCTTGACGCTCTCCGCCAGCGAGTTGCTGGGCCATCCGTCAGCCGCTTGCCGGAGacagtttcctctcctcccagGAGCCGCAAAACGCAGCGGCGACCCTCGCAATCTTTCGGCAGCAAATAGTGTCAAGCATCGCTGGGCTGCAGGGGTGTCGAGAAGCCAGCCGCCTGTTCCCGGTTTGAGAGTTCCAACGCCTTCATTTCGGGAGCGTTGCTTCCCAGCAAGGTGCGGGTGTGCAGACTGTCGAACTTTGTTACTGGATGACACGATCTCTCGAAGGTACTGTGGTAAGCGCCGGGCCACTGTTTCTCCCGTTCCGTCTCGTGCCTCTGCTTCGAACTTGAACGTGGAACATGGAGACTTTCTCACACGCTCTACCTCGtatgcgtctccgtctcgaaCTCCAGTCCTTTCATATTTATCGCCACTGAAAGCACCTTCTTGTCCAGAGCTTGATCGACACAGTTGCGTGTCTCCGGCTGAAAGGCCGTTCTGTCTCGGGGGCAAGTGCGGCAGTTCTATCGCGCCCCCAGAAGACGCctgcgcgtctgcgtctcgctcaagctctgcttcctcgtcgccgttCAAAAGTCGCTTCGCCATCCCGGGAGACTCCGAGTCTGAATCGGAGGTTCCTGCTCTCCCTGAAGAAGTGGAGTCGGTTGACCAGCCTCCTTCGATTGGAGAAACTCTTTTTCGACAAACGCTGCCCCCGCTGCCTCCTTCCTGCAAACAGCCGCCCTCCTCAGCATTCAAGCTCGAAGAAAACATCTGTCCGGTATGTCGCGTCGGCTGTCGAGACACTTACCACGCGTGCTCGGCGAACGGCGCACGGCGCCGGGCCTCCCCGCTGTCAGGTGGTGGATCGACACCCGGACTCCGGCTCTCTCGCAgctcctctctgcatgcgcttctaAGAGAAGAGGCCGACGACGACACCGCTGGGCTGACCCATGGACAGAGAGGGTGTATCTGCGCAGTTCACATCAAAAGTGAATCTGGACAAAGCGTCTGTAGGGGAAGGAACACACGCGGGAGAAGTGCAGCAACTGAAACGTCAGACTCCAGTGGGGACAGTGCAAGCAGTCCTTCCAGCTGTAGCTCATGCGGTTCGGACTCTTCGTCAAACACACatcgctctctgtcgcgtctctctgcttctcccacTCGCCCCGCGAGGAGTCCTTGTGTCCAGACCTCCTTTTCCAAGTGTCGCGACACCGCGAGTCCTTCCCCTCCTCGGAAGGCTTCTGCCTGTGCTTCTCGACTCCCCTgcggtctctctccctgtcgtTGGAGCGCCTCTTGTTTCCCTCCAGAACCTCTGTCCTGCCCAGATGGTTCTTGCCGTCCTGTTGCGTACGCTCGTTCTGAAAGCACTCTCTGCTCTGCGCAAAGACCCTCAGCGCCATCGAGCTCAACCAGCGTCCCCCCACATCGTCCAAAGGCTCTGCGTCCGCGAGGAAAGACGGTCTCTGCCGCGGCGGCGTTCGCGGCCTccacgaaagagaagaaaactggaaCGTCGAGTTCCGCGGCAAGAGCTGGAAGTTTCAGAGCCCCCGCGATCCGCAGGAGCCCCGACGCCCTCGCTCGCAGAGCAGCGGCGGCGGAGTTCGCTGCGATTCACAGACGGCAGGCCTCAGTCCGGAGACAGTCTCCGTCGACACGAATTGCGAGCAGGAAGACGAAATCCAAAACCATCCGTTCGTCGCCTACGCACGGATTTTCCGCGCAAGAAcaagtcgagaagagagctcgaaacgcgagagcaactccgaaaaagaaacacgaaGACCGTGCGTGTACCTCCCCAACAGCTGCAGCTGCCACAGCACTCGCCTGCGCCCTTGCGGCTGCAGAGGCGCCTGTGGAGAGAGCGCTGGCGACGTCGGCTCTGTTTGCGAGTCCCAAGAAAGAGACCTGGAAGGTGGACACACCGTCGCAGGAACCCAATGGCCTtgagagaagacagccgAAGCGAGGTGGAAAACCGCAGAGTTCAGCCGCCTTCCAGAGACTCACTCGCGCCTCAGCACCTGATAAGAAAAAACGCACTTTTTCCACTGGCGCCAGTGCGCTCACAGCGACTTGGAGCGTCCGCGGCGCCTGGCACTCGTCGAGTTCCTCGGGGGTCTCTGTCACGACGCCTctgggagaaacagacaaggTCTGGGCGCTCGGTGGGACAACTGTGGGCGCCAAGAAAACACTACCGAAGCCTCGAGACGTTCCAGAAAACGCGGCAAAAACTGCAGCTGCGGCTGCGGTTTTGGCAGCAGCCGCAGCGCTCATGGGCAGCTCCACCGGCGCCTCGTGCCAggctgtatgtacagctgaGAGGCTGGCGGAGGAAGCCCGAGCGTGGGTGGCCTCGTTGGAGGCGACTCCGTTTCCGAGGCTACGCTCAGGAGAGCATACATTCACCGGAAGTTCTCGCGCCCCTTCACTTTCAGAGGCGACCCTCGAAACCGCAAGAGCTGCTGTCAAGAGTGCAGAAGCAGCTCTTCTGCGACTGCAGAAAGACTGTtgctcttctgcgtcgctggAGTCCAAGCAGAGCGAAGGCACAGGTGAGAAACCTTTAGGGACTAGGAGCGTTACAAGAGGGACACGAACGGCAGCTGAAAGCCCAGTGTCGAGACAGTTTGGACGGCCACACACATCGAGCGCTGGAGAGCGACAAAGTGCGAAAGAAAGCCGGTGTTGGAACGAGCGGGAACGCGACAAAGTGGAGAGTCTCATAGAGGAACATGCGTCGGAAAAACAAGGCTCCAGCACCGCTGTGTCGTCGGGCAAACACCGGCCGCGAGGGGCAACGGCGGCTGCGCGTGCAGGTCCCCAAGCAGCGATTCCAGCTGTCGAAActgcggtgtatgtacaagCGAAGCGAGGGCGGAAGGCGGACGCGCGCGAGTGTCTGAAAACGCCCGAATCGACAtcggaggaaagcgaaggtGACAGCATCGTCTCTTTGCAGTCTCCGAGCAAGAAAGACGCGAGGGCAAATCGAGAAGCGGCCGAGGGGAAGAGGGCGGAAAGtaaggagaagagaagagagaaggagacaaccAGCTCAAGTTCAACACCCACCAGTGGACAAGGAGCTTCAGAAAGGGACTCCGACGCAGAACGTGGAAGTTCAGTCTGTTCCGCTCATGTCTCTGACACAACAGAAAAACCTATGCCCGAGCACATGGACGAGATGGCTAGCCGCCGTGATGGAGCGGTGCGAACAGGGAAGgcaaaaggaaaacgcgacaaAGCAACGCACGATGAAAGATGGAGCTCTGATGTCTCTGGGCAgggtgtcttctctctctcagccgCTGTCCCTCTGAGTCTACCGCAAGACGAACAGCCGCCGTCTCTTGTTGCCTCGGTGGGGAAGTCCTCGACTCCCCTTTTTCCATtggcggctgcggcggcggGTGCCCATACGTCCCAGGAGGAGGGCGACGGGGAtacggagagaggagaccaCCTGGCGAACGAGACGGGAGATAACGGAGACTACAACACATTAAACGAGAGTCTAGGAGACGAGGCATACGGCACGAACAAGGGGATGAAAGAGAGCACACGGGAGGCGAAGTCGTCGAGGAACACTCAGgtagaagagagaaaagacgactTCAAATGGGAGAAGCCAAatgcaacgcatgcaacagaCGAGACtggcgagaggaaagcatcatctgtctcctccacgcCTGCCTGCGGAGACACGATCAAGGACGAGAAGCCAGGGTCCTCTAAaccgaaaaagaagaagaaaaaagagaagcgagaggggaaAGCCCCCAAGACTGAAGACGTGGAGCAAAAGGCAGCGGCGGGGGAGACATCGGTATCCAAATTGCCCGAGAATAATGATGCCGAGCACTGTTTCTCACCTCCCGGTTCTGCGGAGGGAGTACCAGCCAGACTCCAGTCGACTGAAGAACCGAAGGGAGATGACAGAAGccaggagaacgagagaagcacCCTGCCACTCGGAGAGACGCTCGAGGCATCTGGTGCCCCCGATCCAGGTCTGAGGCGCAGCCtttcgggtgtacagacactggTCGAGCCGTCAGAGCAAAAGCCGGTGCCCAGGAAGCTCAGCAATGGACCCGCGCGTGCAGCGGCAATGGAGAAAGCCGCCGCCGGTCTTTCGTCAGCAGCAGAAAACATGGCAAAAACGGCAGCACTGTTGAGACAGcacgccgaagaagacgcggaggatttcgcgacagagggaaggccgcgaagaagaaagaagaaggagaaggcgacaaacAGCGAGGGACAGGAAACGGACCGAAGGGGGACGGAGCAGGGAAGGCATGCGAtaggggagagagaagcgaaaaagggagaaggaaagagccgcgagaaggagaataAGGATTGCTCGAGTGtagacgaaaacgaaaagactGCGGAGGCTTCTCGAGGCTCGCCAGAGGCGGGGCACAAAGCGGCGAAgggcgagagggaagagggggaggaggcagagacgaagaagaaacatggaaagaagaaagaaggtgaagagaaagaagcgctgCATGAAGATGCGAGCGGGATGGGCGCGATGAAAAGCGAACAAGGAAGCAAGCGtagaaaggcgagagaagatgcagaagccGCTGCGGCAGCGAAATTCCTGCTGCCTGCCGAAGAGTCGGAAACTCGACAAGCGACCGAGAACAAACAGCAGGCGCAGAGGCCCGACGCAAGCGCGGCGTCTAGGAacggagaggcggaggcgaaggacaAGCGCAAAAagtcgaaaaaagaaaaagatggaagaaacgcgaagcagGACTCTGAAGCTGAGAACTCGCACGGAGGACGGCGAGAGCGaccgaagagcgagagaaagaaagaaaaagaaagagagcctGAATGA